ttctccctctacactaaatctcttggcgaagttatatcctcacatggcttctcctaccactgctatgccgatgacactcaactcatcctctccttccctccctcagacactcatgtctccactaagatctctacatgcttggcagacatctcatcttggatgaccactcaccagctaaaactcaaaactagtaaaactgagttgctttacatcccggctgactcatcccccctccaggaccttgcgatctcctttgacaactccctgatccgtccttcggtttctgctagaaaccttggagttaccatagatgatcggttgtcattttcctcacatatcaccagtctttctcgctcttgtcggtttctcctctttaacatcaggaggatacgtccatttctttccacccaggctacccagatactcgtccagtccctcgtcatctcacgccttgactactgcaactcgcttctagcgggtttaccactgagcgccatccgtcccctccaactgattcagaatgcagctgctcgtcttgttttcatccttcccaagttctcccacaccactcctttgctgcgctccctccactggcttcctgtagctgcacgcatcagattcaaaacactgatgctcgcatacaaagccaaaaattctctggcaccatcctacctaaaggacctcatcacaccccgctctgcaccacgatctctccgatcctccagcactgctcgactggtcccacctcccctcaaggcacaaggaagacacgcatctcggctcttctctgtcctggcacctaattgatggaatgaactccccctagatgtccgaacagctgaatccttgaatgtcttcaagcgacgactcaaaacttttctttttcagaaatacctgacgtagaacttctatattcttactcgactctttttctggtgtgtgttttaaaaaaataaaataaaataaaaattctgcactactcaatggcgttctcagagatagtattcgtagctggggtccttattgagctagcatcggaaattcattgcagagtctcaaagcacttatgtaagtcgctctggctaagggcgtctgccaaatcctgtaaatgtaaatgtaaatatactgcatggacaatgaaccttggtcgagaacagctgtacatctatgttcatgtgttctcctggagtgaaactttcagcacagttcttggtgaaggctggcagagaacgtggtcatgagtctgatggagtcatttctggatgacgggagaaatgtcacaatggacaatttcttcacctcactgtcactgtcacacagactgcttcactttactgggcatggtgaataacgtttgccgtgaacttcctccattggcaaaggacactgcacagggagaggaattctccacgtcagtgtttagaatggcgcgcatgtattcagtacgagcagcaacaagcaagtggccagtagctgtgttttacaacatgctggacttggtggcggtgaatgcctacgttctgtacaaagcatctacagggtggaaaggaaaaagaagattgtttccgattcttctagccaaggaactccattgccaaatacagggatgatggtcactgggttttcaaacgctgcaaacacagactttgaaagatagacagactgtgtgggacagtaaccactgagacaaaaggcagaaagatgacgaagagatgaacctggaactgaggcacggatacatcaatttttacatgaacagccaaacatgcaaagctggagagatcacacaaatcaaaattcacttttggtgttataattcagtgatggccaatgaaaatgaaatgacattttattctgtatgtgtatgagcatgtcaaaaaccatggaccatgacttcactcagcttatgacatttatatacaaacatgcattggagactgaagtgttagcatgttttcattttattcatttcattctattagcaacttttcattctattttcactcaatttgttttataaataacacagacttgtgtttccatatattttgtgaatgtgcgtctttcatatttgcaggtcagtcagcgtgtgggatatttggtatagatatggcagacttttgtgaaggtttccatgtcacacacagaggtttagcctgccttggatttgagctactctgagtaaaaaatgcaaatgcgccaggcctcacaggtaatgggtgtgtttgcacaacaaaagcaggaggaggatggggctgaagacctgcgaaaatcacagcaggggtgacaaacaccttgggactctcagcagagaataaaaactcggtaaatctagtgttaaagaaattccagaggattctGACAACACATCAGTGtgagattattaaacagtagtcataaaattatatttatattaacaaaaaaatcagtttgtgactttGTTGGAATGTTTTCACAACAGGCACATTTAGATCACGGAAATAGATCATGCCCCTGCAtgcccccacctagaatattgtgtgcaggtttggtcaccataccttaagaaggacattgctgccttggaaaaggtgcaacgtaggggtaccagaatgattcctcgtcttagaggaatgtcttacgaGAGGTTAACTGAGCAGAATCCGTTTAGCCTCGAGTAAAGGAGACTAAgaaggacatgatccaggtatataagattctaacaggtctggatgctgttcaatatttcaatattagtttaaatattagaaatcgtggccataagtggaaattagtgagagaacattttaaaacaaatttgaggaagcacttttttACACATCATGTTTTTAGAGTCTTGCTACTAGTTTAGTAAGTAGtaagctaaatccctgggttcctttaaatcagagctagataagattttaacaactctgagctattagttaagttctccccatatgagcttgatgggctgattggtctcctctcgtttgtaaatttctttaaAGTTCTTATGTAGGTAACTGTAACTGacccatatgataaaatgattttgtctaatacaggactaCATTAGGTAAATGTTATCCCCTCACACTTTGTATGGGCAGTGAATTGCCCCTACTCACGTGTGGTTtcataataagaaaaatgaaagaaatgaatacacagatatataaatttatatatatatatttatttggaaGGAGGGGagatttttcttctgcattctgaaatggaagaaaaaaaacattcatgaagaacacaaacctataaaagatacttgtgtgacactattaaggaaggatctgactggcagaaaagctggctgagtgattgcctggttgccggctgcaaatgctatgtcgagcagtaatatggcattaatcaacagatgaggggtggagatttaaatattctagagggagcctggtggagacctacttgtgtcggatgagccgGCCACCCTGAATTATCTGCGCCGTCGCATTGGTGACATGGCATCCGAAGAGGACTCGATAGGAGAACTTCATAAAAACGAGTGAGTTACAGGTAAGAGCTGGGGAGAcagagatcatgcaggggtcagaggccagaaagaagaagagcaaccagcttaaaacctttaaaaagtccctctggagacccgagtgacccagtggacacttatatagatggaaggtgagccctctgcctcttacctaAGGTCATTCGACGACTGATTATTTCAGGGCTCTTCCTCATGCCCGTCACAGCGACTATGGGCAGACCCCAATTAATTACaggtccccagaagtgctgaaatcaaacaataaaacacagagctgatctaacatgcagcagggtgaaggtaccattaacgaaattccagaggattcttacaatatattagtgtgagattattaaacagtagtcataaaattacatgtatattaacaaaaaatcagtttgtgactttcttgccgtgcttttgttgtaaggattttcccaacaggcacatttagatcacggaaagacaaagaaaacaaacaaaaaaaattataagtgcaattctgtgatcaccagcagcacttctgcaatgatggacccaaacgtaagcagtgactttatgcttacatctacaacaaagcGAAGAGTTTAAGCTCTATATGCACTGAAGGCAatcgacaaggaaagtttacatataggatttttaaataaactgcaagcgcctctggatgcacatacctcctcagatacttctGAAACTCCCTGTTCCTCAGTTGGTTTACAGCTCTTTGAAAAAAATTGCTTGCCATTTAAAATTTGACGTGCCGACAGACCTGTTATCTCCGCCAAAAAGAACACCCTCACTCCAGCAACTGACGCATTGCCGCCGCGATTTCGCGGGCTAAGTGGATTTCTCCACTGTAATTGGTCCAtccaagatgaaaaaaaaaaactgccttaacggtgggaatgtacaaactgcacagcatgctggtaaaggtagtatggcggaaaaacagtacagtatagaattccacattttacagttaaatatttaaaatatttattttctttaaattgggtgtatttcactaaaaaaaacagtttactccaataaacagttatgtttactcccaaaaagtgggtgcaaattgttgccttattttattcaaggctctcaagtttcatcaaaacctttaagatAGATTACATTATGAGAGAAACGCGTGTCTCACTGTTAATGCGAGGACTCCTGCCTACCGCATTCATCTTGCTCTTACGCTTCCACCTTTTCCGCACTCCATCTGTGTGCGCATTCATGTAATAACGTATTACGTATTATTATTTGCAGCGGGATCACACGTAACTTacttattattccatccatccattttccaaaccgcttatccttctaccTCGCGGGgggcacgaggcggggaacaacccaggatgggggccagcccatcgcagggcacagtcacacatcagtcttatttattattccatccatccatccattttccaaaccgcttatcctattgggtcgcggggggtccggagcctatcccggaagcaatgggcacgaggcagggaacaacccaggacgggcggccagcccacacacactcacacaccagtcttatttattattcGCAGCGTCTTATTCGGATTTTCCGGTCCATCTTAAATGTTGCGCAGCCGAATGCAATGATGCGATTGCGCATGTAGGGGGAGCATTTTAATaccttaaaccaggggtgcccaaacattttcccttagtgggccaaaatgaaaatctatcggAGGACCGCGggccaaatgtaatattttacacaaaatacaaacactaatagtaaagtaaagtagttttatttatcaaacagttATCTAACCTTCCGTTCTGTGTAAATACCattaaacaaaatatgacaaataAGTCATATATAGGCATTTAGAACACGTCTAAACTtttgtaatcacatatagtgcaaaatgtcaaagagtgcatgtccaacagcaacacaacaacaacagtagGAACAATATAATTGCACCACTAGTGAGAAACATGAAGCTGTTCTTTGGCGTTTATCAGCCTATCAATATTAGGTTGCAGCTGACTCACTGAGAGGGTGAGGATGTCCTGTAGGTGTGGGTCAGTCAGAGTGCTTCTGAGCCTGGACTTGTTAAGGTTCATTACACTAAAAGTCTGTTCACAGATGTAAGTGCTGCCAAACAAAGCTAACATGACCTGTGCATGTTTCCTAATGTCTGGGTACCTTTCAGATGAGACATGTGTGTAGAAGTCTTTCAGGTGTAGTGACGTGAATTTATTCTTTAGCTCAGAATCACACTGAAACTCAATTAGCTGCATCTGAATGTGATCAGGCACTGAGTCCACACTTATGGTGAAGGGTTGAGAAAACAGCTCCATGTCACCTCTACTTTCCCTAAAGTCCTCAAAGCGCAACGCAAAGTCCTGGTCCAAGTGTCTGAGAAGTGCTGCATATTCAGGCAGTCTCTGCTTCACCAGGTTGACCTCTCTCAGACTAGGGAAGTGTGCAAGGTTTCCTGGGAAGAAGTGAAAGAGCTGCTAAGtcgtcaaataataataaatattgcaacataaatgttgttttatgtACTTTGAAAGAGTTAGCCTTACAATTTTATTACAATACTTTTTAACAATACTTTTTAACTGCACAACAGTGGAATATGGATATGTTAGTAAATGCACTTACTAACATATTCCACATAATATCAGTCCCAGTAACTGCACTTTTATCATGTGAGGTGCAGGTACATGCTGCCACCTTTCCTCTCCATTGTCACTTGATTaaatcataagcatttttacaatcacaaaaaatatgcaagctccaaaagacaaacaaagcgcatgtctgcctgtcaatcaagtttaagaaccatggacagcgctGTCCCTCCGCGACACAGTTAACAAGGACGGGACTTATTTACGGCATAAAATACAGTATGATAGACATTATCACCATTAAaactgaatgtgtatgtgtgtctctgtgtgtgtacaatGTATTAACCAACCTGCTGACAGATGTCGACAGAGTAGCTGCAGCTTCGACCTGAAGGCCGTTATGTGGTCAAACAGCTCAGTGATGATCTGATCCTTCCCTTGAAGCTGAATATTCAGGGTGttgagcaggtcagtgatgtccACCATAAAAGCCACGTCACAAAACCATTTTTCATCTGTGGGGACTTGAGTGTCACTGTTCTTGCTTGTCAGAAACTCCGCGATGACATGGCGCAGCTCAAAAAATCTTTTGAGGACTTTCCCGCGGCTCAGCCACCTCACCTCTTGGTGGTAAAGCACATCCTTGTATTGTGAATCAACCTCCTCTAGAAGAGCTCTGAACTGGCGGTGTGAGAGCGCTTTTGATCGTATGCAGTTTATGATTTTAATCACGTCACGCACCACGTCTCCCATACCAACTGATCTGGCACATAGTTGCTCTTGGTGCAGGATGCAGTGGTATTTTGCCACCTTACCTCCACATTGGGAAACCTTCTGGGAAATTAGTGTGGCAAGGCCTGTTTTCCTCCCAACCATGGCAGGTGCTCCATCAGTTGTTATCCCAACCAATTTTTCCCAGCTCAGCCCGTTCGTATCCAACACTCGCTCAACGGCTGCAAACAAATCCTCACTTTTTgttgtgctgcgcagtgtctcaaatccagccagctcctgagttatttccatgttttcatttactCCCCGTATGAAAACCAAAAGTTGTGCAGAGTCCGAAATGTCCGTGCTCTCATCACACGCCAAAGAAAAGGCGACAAATCCAGCagcctttgctttaaattgctccTTAATGTCTCGAGACATTTCTTCAATACGACGTGTCACAGTATTTCGTGAGAGGCTGATCTGGGAGAAAGTTTTTGCCTGTGACGGGCACATGATTGTCGCAGCTATGGACAGACACTCCTTAACAAAGTCACCCGTTGAAAATGATCTCCCAGTCCGGGCAATTAGCGCAGTAATCTCAAAGCTGGCCCGTGTCGCGCTGTCCTGGGCTGTCGAGGGCCGTGTAAGAGTCCCTTGTTGCCTGTGAAGTTTAGCCAGCAGCTCCCTGGTCTTGTTCTTTCGCGCATCACCTTTGAATTGCGAAAATGCTGCGTGCTTCGTCTCATAATGACGACGAATGTTATACTCCTTTAGTACAGCAACAGACTGGTTACAAATAAGGCAGACCGCTTTAGCATTTATGTCAGTgaaaaaatattcttcctcccagcattttttaaaatgtcttttgtcTGTGTGCCACTGACGATGCCGCTCCATGTTGATAGTGGCTTAAGCTAGCAGCCTGGTGGTGACCCGCCACAAACTGGTTTGATCCCGTATGGCGGCAACAAAGACTCATGGGACTTTTtgcaaattgttaaaatatgactatttatgaagtgtgaaaatgtacatatgtgcacagatattgtcatgcccggctcgtccactcctcctgtgtgccacgccccctgattacccatgtgttttctcccgattgtacctagctgtatctagttcatttgctcagtcctgtgtatttcagtccgtgtcttacctgagtccttcgtccgtcattgatgtcagtcagtgtccgatgttccctgttccccgaaaACCTttgattaaatccccgtttgccccgaatcctgcctgcctgcttcctgattccccgcttgccctcacgatcgccgctctgcccgcggtcGCCCGTGACAGATATACTCTACATTACCCTTATAGTTGCTTGTATTTCAATTTTAGTCTTagatatttcaaatgtaatcaaagcaccatgagtgaggactgtataatatatattagttaGGTCAACGTACACTAAAAATAAACGCACTGATAGCTACACTGGGATTCGTGCTTTAAGAGTTTTTGAAACAAATTTTAGTacagtaataattaaaaattttaGATATCCATTGGCGGGCCAATCTAAATAGTACGGCGGGCCAACCTTGGCCCGCGGGCCCCACtttgggcacccctgcactaaggtttttcgtaatccattgaaatactggtttagtgcaaccccttcccctgggacctacagtaaacatagccggcaacttgaatttggagaagtgatgttacctctggactgattacagtatgtactgtacacgatattattatattgtgggtgtcagagtttgcgggtgcggacgggcaggctggcaggaaggaggcagggaaggacgaagcagggaggtagaatacggggaaaactggggttttattaggggaaagacggctatgggcagaacgggacataacagcactaacatcaatgacggacatcggacagggcaagatgtggactgatatagacaaaagACATGGTGAAACAACAagatacagctgggcatgattggggaagcacacgtggataatcagggggcgtggcacacacgacgatcgtacgagccgggcatgacagtgggcctgcgttcatagtggggtaccgtagggttaaattttaggaccactactgttcctaatttacattaatgatattgacaccaatacatacagtaaactggttacatttgcagacgacaccagggtgggtggtgtagcaggtactgatctagcagcggagaggctacaacgggatctggatttaattagcgactgggtggatacctggcagatggaatttaacatagataaatgtaaggtaatccatacagggagcagaaatataaaagtaCAGATATATTATGGGTTCcattgaaataaaggtagctggttattagaaagatctcggtgtgtatgttgatgcttccatgtcagtgtggggaagcaataaaaaaggccaataggatgttaggttacaactctaggtgtgtggagtttaagacaagggaagagatgctacaattatacattgttcaaaaaaatttaaggaacactttttaattagagtatagcatcaagtctattaaacatctgagatattgatctggtcagttaagtagcggagggggtggttaatcagtttcagctgctttggtgttaatgaaattatgaacaggtgaactagaggggcaacaatgggacgacccccaaaacaggaatggtttaacaggtggaggccactggcattttcccctcctcatcttttctgacggttttttcactagttttgcatttgatgacggtcagtgtcactactagtagcatgaggcgatacctggaccctacagaggttgcacaggtagtccaactcctccaggatggcgcatcaatatgtgccattgccagaagatttgctgtgtctcccagcacagtctcaagggcatggaggacattccaggagacaggaagatacttaaggagagctggacagggccgtagaaggtccttaacccatcagcagaacCGGTATTGGcttctttgtgcaaggaggaacaggatgaacactgctgaagccctagaaaatgacctccatcaggccactggtgtgaatgtttctgattgtttggtcagagacagacttcatgagggtggcttgagggcccaacgtcctctagtgggcccggtgctcactgcccagcaacatagagctcgattggcatttgccatagaataccaaaatttgcaggtctgccactggcaccctgagcttttcacagatgagagcaggttcatccTGAGCACATACAAGGGTTGGACgcacaggtcatgacaattattgtgttatattagtatactacggggttagcaaaaatatttctgagctaCAGTTATTAAAGGTACCACCCTAACTTTTGGCACATAATAGCTgtgtaaaaatattacaaaaagtggACCACGTCAATCAGTGGCAAAAATAATATTCCGGGGGACCTGCCCTCTAGTctaagtgaaaaatatttttagggAGCCACTGCTGGAAAGATAAGATTAAAGCCCTTCCTGACCCTACTTCTTAAGTACCTATGTGATCATCTGTGGCAGGGGGTCCTTAGCTCTGGTCGATAttcatttgggggtccctggatCAGAAGAGTTAGGAAACCCAAAATTATTAAATGAGTCCCGTTGTggtcctgttttttattttttgtatgtcTCCTGTTTAAGTTCACTGAGAGTGACAACAAACTGGAGACAAATTCCTTGTGTGATCAGCCAAAAAGCTGATTCTGACTCACATCTGGATtgttttcagggctctgttcaccggtgactggaaggattcgggaaagcgggagtaccagttcccaggcatttccccagataCGATGCAGCAGATCATGGAATACacctacacgtactctgtgctcgtcacggctgagaatgtggagaacctcctggcagctgctgatcgGCTGAGTATCCTGGGCATCATACAGCGCTGCAGTGACTTtctgcatgagcagctctgcctcgACAACTGTGTTGGGCTTCTGAAGATCGGAGATGTCTACTGCCTCAATGAGCTGCGCCAGTCTGCATTCGACTTCATCCTGAAAAACTTCCAGGAGGTTGCCATCACCTCAAACGAGTTCCCAGAACTCACCCTGgaacaactttctgacatcatagagcaggatgagctGAATGTCAGACAAGAGGATGCGGTGTTTGACGGCATCAtccggtggatcgagcacgagcctgccacccgagaggcccacatttcagtcctattgcccaaggtgagtatagttatactatgttagagagagatgcaataccgctttcgtcaaaatgacaggtcgggtcaaaggtcacgttcaaaagttcagtgggcggagcttatgttgtagtgggttgagcttggttgtgtaactgacgcaatagcatgtggatttaattatttatttaaatatttttttttgtcttcttcttccccgggggttggttgtgtaactgctgcaatggtatttgtatttaatta
The DNA window shown above is from Brienomyrus brachyistius isolate T26 unplaced genomic scaffold, BBRACH_0.4 scaffold27, whole genome shotgun sequence and carries:
- the LOC125720855 gene encoding general transcription factor II-I repeat domain-containing protein 2-like, which produces MERHRQWHTDKRHFKKCWEEEYFFTDINAKAVCLICNQSVAVLKEYNIRRHYETKHAAFSQFKGDARKNKTRELLAKLHRQQGTLTRPSTAQDSATRASFEITALIARTGRSFSTGDFVKECLSIAATIMCPSQAKTFSQISLSRNTVTRRIEEMSRDIKEQFKAKAAGFVAFSLACDESTDISDSAQLLVFIRGVNENMEITQELAGFETLRSTTKSEDLFAAVERVLDTNGLSWEKLVGITTDGAPAMVGRKTGLATLISQKVSQCGGKVAKYHCILHQEQLCARSVGMGDVVRDVIKIINCIRSKALSHRQFRALLEEVDSQYKDVLYHQEVRWLSRGKVLKRFFELRHVIAEFLTSKNSDTQVPTDEKWFCDVAFMVDITDLLNTLNIQLQGKDQIITELFDHITAFRSKLQLLCRHLSAGNLAHFPSLREVNLVKQRLPEYAALLRHLDQDFALRFEDFRENPFPHLTRFPHRARHVPSLYPCVVLSRASVSDCFPGLRPTCLSLDLAFRLSLLVP